In Melanotaenia boesemani isolate fMelBoe1 chromosome 18, fMelBoe1.pri, whole genome shotgun sequence, the sequence CTCTCACAGTTTACCATATTATTTTCAAACACAGGTGTTGAAACCTAAAGTCAAGATTTACTCTATTTCCCTCAAAACTCTGCAGTCTATGTTTTCTAGGGAAAAATGATTATCCCCACTCTTCCAATATGTACTTTTAATGATTTACCAATGGATGATTTGCTTTTTGCTCTCCTGGTATTGTCATTTCTTTTATGAATGGGAAAAATTTGTATCCTATGCTTTGTGCAGGCCTGCAGTCCCTCACACGTTATAACAAGACATCAGACTGGCACAAGAAACTGACTCCAGAGCAGTATGTAGTGACCAGAGAGAAAGGAACGGAGGAGGTGAGTGTGTTATATGAAATACTTTCATGGTTTTCTCTAATGTCAGTGAAGCATAGAGCCTGGATAGATGGAACATATATAGTGGTTTTCAGCCAGCACTTATCTGATGTAACTGACTGACATACATTTAACAGCCAAGTTTCTGGTGGACTTTGATCAACAGTCTGCTGACATGTGTCAGCTTCAATCAGGCCAGTGTGACTTAAGTCcaataataaagagaaatgcCTGGATGTATTAAAAAGGGCAATTAACTACagaaacaaaagtttaaaagtaGAGAACCGGTATGACAATCACTGAGCTGTGTTCTGATCCTCACGATGTGTTTTGCCTCAGCCTTTTAGCGGGATCTACCTGAACCATTATGAAGTGGGGATGTACCACTGTGTCTGCTGTGATGTTCCACTCTTCAGGTAAAAGTTTACATATGTGGAATAAAAGAAgggcaatgtgtgtgtgtgtgtgtgtgtgtgtttgagtaaatatttaaaaggaaaataaaatgtagagGAAATATAATGAATCAATAACTTAATAAATATGGAAAGTggaaatggaaaataataagTTTTAAGTGCatgcaaatatgttttattactAACTTCATAATATAGTTTGTAAGTATATttagataatttatttttcttcatttttctcacattgcatttagtctttttattttgttcttgctTTTGTTACATCTTAATAGCTTTTTTGGATTTCTGTGTTGTTTGAGCTATTTCTGAATCATTATCGCTATCGAGTTTCTTAATTCAACctttattcttttattgatTAATCCCTTAATTAACTCAATTATTTTCTTATAGATTTGCAGATTGGTATTATTTTGTGCAGTTCTCTCATCCCATATATATCTAACCATCAAAGAGGTATCTTCTACACAGATCTCCACATTATCTAGATAGCGGCTCTGATGGGCTGGATTGCAGTCCCTCAAAATCACAGGATAACATTTTCTCCGGGAATGTTGAATAGATACTTATTATGGAAATCTCACTTCCTCTCGTCACAGTTCAGAGGCCAAGTATGACTCGGGGACAGGCTGGCCAGCTTTCAAAGAGGCTCATGGGACTTGGGGGCGCGATGAAAGCCACGCCTCCGTCATTCGTCGCCCTGACAACAGCCTGGGCAGTGCTGGCACAGAGGttctttgtaaaaatgtgagTTGTTTTGGAGCCAGTTTGTACTAGTTCttataattttttgtttaatatttgataAAAGAGTAGAGTTtagaatttaaaatgtgttttgtgatTGATTCTTGCCTGTGTGTAATTGTCACACAGTGTGATGCCCACCTTGGCCATGTGTTTGATGATGGACCAGATCCAACAGGCCAGCGGTTCTGCATCAACAGTGTAGCCCTCAAATTCAAACCCAGAGAAAATGACGCACCGGACATAGAAGAGCAAAAGTGATGCACTCACTTTAGCTACTGGTTAATAACTAGTTCTTGTATTTAACCAGAACATTTATTCCATGCTTTTGACATAAATATGTTTGGAAGTGAGAGATGGTGTGCAGTACAAAGAGTCTTACTGGTTGAACATTTTAAGCTAAAGAGGCTAGTAAACTGTTCACAGTTTCTTTTTGAGAAACAGTGGATATGTGCATCAGAGAGAAATCTAGGATGTATAATGAAAAATCTGAACATGTTACATATGTTTGTTGAGAACAAATGTTTCAATAACTAGAATATAATGTGAATGACATCTGTCTTTGTgttgtgattaaaatattaatgccACATAAAAAGGTCTTCACTAGCACtttttttggactttttttcttccctaaaaacacaaaaactggcagaaattcaaagtgaaaaaggtgcatttctgttttttcttgttctttcttttccttgagCCATGTATACTCCTTTATTTGACTTATCTGTCTGAGGAATTGTGCACATGTAACTGATCATTTGTCAGTAAATTCACATTTTGGTCTGTTCTCTTAATTAATAAGCATTTAAAGTAGTATTTAATGAGAAGTTATTACTGCCTACTGTTTAgaaacacagctgcagcacttCAGAATGGATTCACCAGTAACCCAAGTTAATATTTAGCTGAACAGACCATCCTCTCTTTCTCACTCTTGGTCTCCTGC encodes:
- the msrb2 gene encoding methionine-R-sulfoxide reductase B2, mitochondrial, translated to MSRLVGRLLVVVSQHAPVRSASIPKRIPLFTRPVSTSQGLQSLTRYNKTSDWHKKLTPEQYVVTREKGTEEPFSGIYLNHYEVGMYHCVCCDVPLFSSEAKYDSGTGWPAFKEAHGTWGRDESHASVIRRPDNSLGSAGTEVLCKNCDAHLGHVFDDGPDPTGQRFCINSVALKFKPRENDAPDIEEQK